Proteins from a genomic interval of Chionomys nivalis chromosome 7, mChiNiv1.1, whole genome shotgun sequence:
- the Mink1 gene encoding misshapen-like kinase 1 isoform X12, giving the protein MGDPAPARSLDDIDLSALRDPAGIFELVEVVGNGTYGQVYKGRHVKTGQLAAIKVMDVTEDEEEEIKQEINMLKKYSHHRNIATYYGAFIKKSPPGNDDQLWLVMEFCGAGSVTDLVKNTKGNALKEDCIAYICREILRGLAHLHAHKVIHRDIKGQNVLLTENAEVKLVDFGVSAQLDRTVGRRNTFIGTPYWMAPEVIACDENPDATYDYRSDIWSLGITAIEMAEGAPPLCDMHPMRALFLIPRNPPPRLKSKKWSKKFTDFIDTCLIKTYLSRPPTEQLLKFPFIRDQPTERQVRIQLKDHIDRSRKKRGEKEETEYEYSGSEEEDDSHGEEGEPSSIMNVPGESTLRREFLRLQQENKSNSEALKQQQQQQLQQQQQQRDPEAHIKHLLHQRQRRIEEQKEERRRVEEQQRREREQRKLQEKEQQRRLEDMQALRREEERRQAEREQEYKRKQLEEQRQSERLQRQLQQEHAYLKSLQQQQQQQQLQKQQQQILPGDRKPLYHYGRGINPADKPAWAREVEERARMNKQQNSPLAKTKPSSTGPEPPISQASPSPPGPLSQTPPMQRPVEPQEGPHKSLVAHRVPLKPYAAPVPRSQSLQDQPTRNLAAFPASHDPDPAAVPTPTATPSARGAVIRQNSDPTSEGPGPSPNPPSWVRPDNEAPPKVPQRTSSIATALNTSGAGGSRPAQAVRARPRSNSAWQIYLQRRAERGTPKPPGPPAQPPGPPNASSNPDLRRSDPGWERSDSVLPTSHGHLPQAGSLERNRNRVGASTKLDSSPVLSPGNKAKPEDHRSRPGRPADFVLLKERTLDEAPRPPKKAMDYSSSSEEVESSEDEDEEGDGEPSEGSRDTPGGRSDGDTDSVSTMVVHDVEEIAGTQPPYGGGTMVVQRTPEEERSLLLADSNGYTNLPDVVQPSHSPTENSKGQSPPTKDGGSDYQSRGLVKAPGKSSFTMFVDLGIYQPGGSGDTIPITALVGGEGGRLDQLQFDVRKGSVVNVNPTNTRAHSETPEIRKYKKRFNSEILCAALWGVNLLVGTENGLMLLDRSGQGKVYGLIGRRRFQQMDVLEGLNLLITISGKRNKLRVYYLSWLRNKILHNDPEVEKKQGWTTVGDMEGCGHYRVVKYERIKFLVIALKSSVEVYAWAPKPYHKFMAFKSFADLPHRPLLVDLTVEEGQRLKVIYGSSAGFHAVDVDSGNSYDIYIPVHIQSQITPHAIIFLPNTDGMEMLLCYEDEGVYVNTYGRIIKDVVLQWGEMPTSVAYICSNQIMGWGEKAIEIRSVETGHLDGVFMHKRAQRLKFLCERNDKVFFASVRSGGSSQVYFMTLNRNCIMNW; this is encoded by the exons gacCCTGCAGGAATCTTTGAGCTGGTGGAGGTGGTTGGCAATGGAACCTATGGACAGGTGTACAAG GGTCGGCATGTCAAGACTGGGCAGCTGGCTGCCATTAAGGTCATGGATGTCACAGAG gatgaggaggaagagatcaAACAGGAAATCAACATGTTAAAGAAGTACTCTCACCATCGTAATATCGCCACCTACTATGGGGCCTTTATCAAGAAGAGCCCTCCTGGGAACGATGACCAGCTCTGG CTGGTGATGGAGTTCTGTGGTGCTGGCTCGGTGACTGACCTGGTAAAGAACACGAAAGGGAATGCACTGAAGGAGGATTGCATTGCCTACATCTGCAGGGAGATTCTCAGG GGTCTCGCCCATCTCCATGCCCACAAGGTGATCCACCGAGACATCAAGGGACAGAATGTGCTGCTGACAGAGAATGCTGAAGTCAAGCTAG TGGATTTTGGGGTGAGTGCTCAGCTGGACCGCACTGTGGGCAGGCGGAACACTTTCATTGGGACCCCATACTGGATGGCCCCAGAAGTCATTGCCTGCGATGAGAACCCTGACGCCACCTACGACTACAGG aGTGACATTTGGTCTCTAGGAATCACAGCCATTGAAATGGCAGAGGGAGCCCCCC CTCTGTGTGACATGCACCCCATGCGGGCTCTCTTCCTCATCCCTCGGAACCCTCCCCCAAGACTCAAGTCAAAGAAATG GTCTAAGAAGTTCACTGACTTCATTGATACGTGTCTCATCAAGACTTACTTGAGCCGCCCACCAACTGAACAGTTACTCAAGTTTCCCTTCATCCGAGACCAGCCCACAGAGCGGCAGGTCCGCATCCAGCTCAAGGACCACATTGACCGCTCCCGGAAGAAGCGGGGTGAGAAAG AGGAGACGGAATATGAGTACAGTGGCAGTGAAGAGGAGGATGACAGCCATGGAGAAGAAGGCGAGCCGAG CTCCATCATGAATGTGCCTGGGGAGTCCACACTCCGCCGAGAATTCCTCCGACTCCAGCAGGAGAATAAGAGCAACTCTGAGGCtttaaagcagcagcagcagcaacagttgcagcagcagcagcagcaacgaGACCCTGAGGCACACATCAAACACCTGCTGCACCAGCGGCAGCGCCGCatagaggagcagaaggaagagcgGCGGCGTGTGGAGGAG CAACAGCGGCGCGAGCGGGAGCAGCGGAAGCTGCAGGAAAAGGAGCAGCAGCGGCGGTTGGAAGATATGCAAGCCCTGCGGCGAGAGGAGGAGAGGCGGCAGGCAGAGCGGGAGCAG GAATACAAGCGGAAGCAGCTAGAGGAGCAGAGGCAGTCGGAGCGGCTCCAGAGACAGCTGCAGCAGGAGCATGCCTACCTCAAGTccctgcagcagcagcaacaacaacaacagctccagaagcagcagcaacagatcCTGCCTGGGGACAGGAAGCCCCTGTATCATTATGGTCGGGGCATTAATCCTGCTGACAAGCCAGCATGGGCCCGAGAG GTGGAAGAGAGAGCAAGGATGAATAAGCAGCAGAACTCTCCCTTGGCCAAGACGAAGCCAAGCAGTACAGGGCCAGAGCCCCCCATCTCCCAGGCCTCTCCTAGCCCCCCAGGACCTCTTTCCCAAACTCCTCCTATGCAGAGGCCTGTGGAGCCTCAAGAAGGACCGCACAAG AGCCTGGTAGCACACCGGGTCCCACTGAAGCCATATGCAGCACCTGTACCCCGATCCCAGTCCCTGCAGGACCAACCCACTCGAAACCTGgctgccttccctgcctcccatgACCCTGACCCTGCTGCTGTTCCCACACCCACCGCCACGCCCAGTGCCCGAGGAGCTGTCATCCGCCAGAATTCAGACCCCACCTCGGAAGGGCCTGGCCCGAGCCCAAACCCCCCATCCTGGGTCCGACCTGATAACGAGGCTCCACCTAAG GTTCCTCAGAGAACCTCGTCTATTGCCACTGCCCTTAACACCAGTGGGGCCGGAGGGTCCCGGCCAGCTCAGGCTGTCCGTGCCAG ACCTCGCAGCAACTCCGCCTGGCAAATCTATCTGCAGAGGCGGGCAGAGCGGGGCACCCCCAAGCCTCCTGGGCCCCCAGCTCAGCCCCCTGGCCCGCCCAACGCCTCTAG TAATCCCGACCTCAGGAGGAGTGACCCTGGCTGGGAGCGCTCAGACAGTGTCCTCCCGACCTCTCATGGACACCTCCCTCAGGCTGGCTCACTGGAACGAAACCGAAACCGTGTGGGAG CCTCCACAAAACTGGACAGCTCACCAGTGCTCTCCCCCGGGAACaaagccaagcctgaagaccacCGTTCAAGGCCAGGCCGACCTGCA GATTTTGTGTTGCTCAAAGAGCGGACCCTGGATGAGGCCCCTAGGCCTCCCAAGAAGGCCATGGACTACTCCTCCTCCAGTGAGGAGGTGGAGAGCAGTGAAGATGAGGATGAGGAAGGCGATGGGGAGCCGtcagaggggagcagagacacTCCCGGGGGCCG CAGTGATGGAGATACGGACAGCGTCAGCACCATGGTGGTTCATGATGTTGAGGAGATAGCCGGGACCCAGCCCCCATATGGGGGAGGCACCATGGTGGTCCAGCGT ACTCCTGAAGAGGAACGAAGCCTGCTGCTTGCTGACAGCAATGGCTACACAAATCTGCCCGATGTGGTCCAGCCCAGCCACTCACCTACTGAGAACAGCAAAGGTCAAAGCCCTCCCACAAAAGATGGAGGCAGTGAT TACCAGTCTCGAGGGTTGGTAAAGGCCCCTGGGAAGAGCTCTTTCACCATGTTTGTCGATCTAGGGATCTACCAGCCCGGAGGCAGTGGGGACACCATCCCTATCACAG CCCTAGTAGGTGGAGAGGGTGGTCGTCTTGACCAGCTGCAGTTCGATGTGAGGAAAGGCTCTGTGGTCAACGTCAACCCCACCAACACCCGGGCTCATAGTGAAACTCCCGAGATTCGGAAGTACAAGAAGCGATTCAATTCGGAGATCCTCTGTGCAGCCCTCTGGG GGGTCAACCTCCTGGTGGGCACAGAGAATGGGCTGATGCTGCTGGACCGGAGCGGACAGGGCAAAGTGTATGGACTCATTGGGCGGCGGCGCTTCCAGCAAATGGACGTGCTGGAGGGGCTCAACCTGCTCATCACCATCTCAG GGAAAAGGAACAAACTTCGGGTATATTACCTGTCCTGGCTGCGGAATAAGATTCTGCACAATGACCCAGAGGTGGAGAAGAAGCAAGGGTGGACCACTGTGGGGGACATGGAGGGCTGTGGCCACTATCGTGTTG TGAAATATGAGCGTATTAAGTTCCTGGTCATTGCCCTGAAGAGCTCTGTGGAGGTGTATGCCTGGGCTCCCAAACCCTACCACAAATTTATGGCCTTCAAG TCCTTTGCTGACCTCCCTCACCGCCCTCTGCTGGTGGACCTGACTGTAGAGGAGGGACAGCGGCTCAAGGTCATCTATGGCTCCAGTGCTGGCTTCCATGCTGTGGATGTTGACTCTGGGAACAGTTACGACATCTACATCCCTGTGCAC ATCCAGAGCCAGATCACGCCCCATGCCATCATCTTCCTCCCCAACACCGACGGCATGGAGATGCTGCTGTGCTATGAAGACGAGGGTGTCTATGTCAACACCTATGGGCGGATCATCAAGGATGTGGTGCTGCAGTGGGGAGAGATGCCCACCTCTGTGG CCTACATCTGCTCCAACCAGATAATGGGCTGGGGTGAAAAAGCCATTGAGATCCGCTCCGTGGAGACAGGCCACCTAGATGGGGTCTTCATGCACAAACGAGCCCAGAGGCTCAAGTTCCTGTGTGAGCGGAATGATAAG GTGTTTTTTGCCTCAGTCCGCTCTGGGGGAAGCAGCCAAGTTTACTTTATGACTCTGAACCGTAACTGCATCATGAACTGGTGA
- the Mink1 gene encoding misshapen-like kinase 1 isoform X13, with protein MGDPAPARSLDDIDLSALRDPAGIFELVEVVGNGTYGQVYKGRHVKTGQLAAIKVMDVTEDEEEEIKQEINMLKKYSHHRNIATYYGAFIKKSPPGNDDQLWLVMEFCGAGSVTDLVKNTKGNALKEDCIAYICREILRGLAHLHAHKVIHRDIKGQNVLLTENAEVKLVDFGVSAQLDRTVGRRNTFIGTPYWMAPEVIACDENPDATYDYRSDIWSLGITAIEMAEGAPPLCDMHPMRALFLIPRNPPPRLKSKKWSKKFTDFIDTCLIKTYLSRPPTEQLLKFPFIRDQPTERQVRIQLKDHIDRSRKKRGEKEETEYEYSGSEEEDDSHGEEGEPSSIMNVPGESTLRREFLRLQQENKSNSEALKQQQQQQLQQQQQQRDPEAHIKHLLHQRQRRIEEQKEERRRVEEQQRREREQRKLQEKEQQRRLEDMQALRREEERRQAEREQEYKRKQLEEQRQSERLQRQLQQEHAYLKSLQQQQQQQQLQKQQQQILPGDRKPLYHYGRGINPADKPAWAREVEERARMNKQQNSPLAKTKPSSTGPEPPISQASPSPPGPLSQTPPMQRPVEPQEGPHKSLVAHRVPLKPYAAPVPRSQSLQDQPTRNLAAFPASHDPDPAAVPTPTATPSARGAVIRQNSDPTSEGPGPSPNPPSWVRPDNEAPPKVPQRTSSIATALNTSGAGGSRPAQAVRASNPDLRRSDPGWERSDSVLPTSHGHLPQAGSLERNRNRVGASTKLDSSPVLSPGNKAKPEDHRSRPGRPASYKRAIGEDFVLLKERTLDEAPRPPKKAMDYSSSSEEVESSEDEDEEGDGEPSEGSRDTPGGRSDGDTDSVSTMVVHDVEEIAGTQPPYGGGTMVVQRTPEEERSLLLADSNGYTNLPDVVQPSHSPTENSKGQSPPTKDGGSDYQSRGLVKAPGKSSFTMFVDLGIYQPGGSGDTIPITALVGGEGGRLDQLQFDVRKGSVVNVNPTNTRAHSETPEIRKYKKRFNSEILCAALWGVNLLVGTENGLMLLDRSGQGKVYGLIGRRRFQQMDVLEGLNLLITISGKRNKLRVYYLSWLRNKILHNDPEVEKKQGWTTVGDMEGCGHYRVVKYERIKFLVIALKSSVEVYAWAPKPYHKFMAFKSFADLPHRPLLVDLTVEEGQRLKVIYGSSAGFHAVDVDSGNSYDIYIPVHIQSQITPHAIIFLPNTDGMEMLLCYEDEGVYVNTYGRIIKDVVLQWGEMPTSVAYICSNQIMGWGEKAIEIRSVETGHLDGVFMHKRAQRLKFLCERNDKVFFASVRSGGSSQVYFMTLNRNCIMNW; from the exons gacCCTGCAGGAATCTTTGAGCTGGTGGAGGTGGTTGGCAATGGAACCTATGGACAGGTGTACAAG GGTCGGCATGTCAAGACTGGGCAGCTGGCTGCCATTAAGGTCATGGATGTCACAGAG gatgaggaggaagagatcaAACAGGAAATCAACATGTTAAAGAAGTACTCTCACCATCGTAATATCGCCACCTACTATGGGGCCTTTATCAAGAAGAGCCCTCCTGGGAACGATGACCAGCTCTGG CTGGTGATGGAGTTCTGTGGTGCTGGCTCGGTGACTGACCTGGTAAAGAACACGAAAGGGAATGCACTGAAGGAGGATTGCATTGCCTACATCTGCAGGGAGATTCTCAGG GGTCTCGCCCATCTCCATGCCCACAAGGTGATCCACCGAGACATCAAGGGACAGAATGTGCTGCTGACAGAGAATGCTGAAGTCAAGCTAG TGGATTTTGGGGTGAGTGCTCAGCTGGACCGCACTGTGGGCAGGCGGAACACTTTCATTGGGACCCCATACTGGATGGCCCCAGAAGTCATTGCCTGCGATGAGAACCCTGACGCCACCTACGACTACAGG aGTGACATTTGGTCTCTAGGAATCACAGCCATTGAAATGGCAGAGGGAGCCCCCC CTCTGTGTGACATGCACCCCATGCGGGCTCTCTTCCTCATCCCTCGGAACCCTCCCCCAAGACTCAAGTCAAAGAAATG GTCTAAGAAGTTCACTGACTTCATTGATACGTGTCTCATCAAGACTTACTTGAGCCGCCCACCAACTGAACAGTTACTCAAGTTTCCCTTCATCCGAGACCAGCCCACAGAGCGGCAGGTCCGCATCCAGCTCAAGGACCACATTGACCGCTCCCGGAAGAAGCGGGGTGAGAAAG AGGAGACGGAATATGAGTACAGTGGCAGTGAAGAGGAGGATGACAGCCATGGAGAAGAAGGCGAGCCGAG CTCCATCATGAATGTGCCTGGGGAGTCCACACTCCGCCGAGAATTCCTCCGACTCCAGCAGGAGAATAAGAGCAACTCTGAGGCtttaaagcagcagcagcagcaacagttgcagcagcagcagcagcaacgaGACCCTGAGGCACACATCAAACACCTGCTGCACCAGCGGCAGCGCCGCatagaggagcagaaggaagagcgGCGGCGTGTGGAGGAG CAACAGCGGCGCGAGCGGGAGCAGCGGAAGCTGCAGGAAAAGGAGCAGCAGCGGCGGTTGGAAGATATGCAAGCCCTGCGGCGAGAGGAGGAGAGGCGGCAGGCAGAGCGGGAGCAG GAATACAAGCGGAAGCAGCTAGAGGAGCAGAGGCAGTCGGAGCGGCTCCAGAGACAGCTGCAGCAGGAGCATGCCTACCTCAAGTccctgcagcagcagcaacaacaacaacagctccagaagcagcagcaacagatcCTGCCTGGGGACAGGAAGCCCCTGTATCATTATGGTCGGGGCATTAATCCTGCTGACAAGCCAGCATGGGCCCGAGAG GTGGAAGAGAGAGCAAGGATGAATAAGCAGCAGAACTCTCCCTTGGCCAAGACGAAGCCAAGCAGTACAGGGCCAGAGCCCCCCATCTCCCAGGCCTCTCCTAGCCCCCCAGGACCTCTTTCCCAAACTCCTCCTATGCAGAGGCCTGTGGAGCCTCAAGAAGGACCGCACAAG AGCCTGGTAGCACACCGGGTCCCACTGAAGCCATATGCAGCACCTGTACCCCGATCCCAGTCCCTGCAGGACCAACCCACTCGAAACCTGgctgccttccctgcctcccatgACCCTGACCCTGCTGCTGTTCCCACACCCACCGCCACGCCCAGTGCCCGAGGAGCTGTCATCCGCCAGAATTCAGACCCCACCTCGGAAGGGCCTGGCCCGAGCCCAAACCCCCCATCCTGGGTCCGACCTGATAACGAGGCTCCACCTAAG GTTCCTCAGAGAACCTCGTCTATTGCCACTGCCCTTAACACCAGTGGGGCCGGAGGGTCCCGGCCAGCTCAGGCTGTCCGTGCCAG TAATCCCGACCTCAGGAGGAGTGACCCTGGCTGGGAGCGCTCAGACAGTGTCCTCCCGACCTCTCATGGACACCTCCCTCAGGCTGGCTCACTGGAACGAAACCGAAACCGTGTGGGAG CCTCCACAAAACTGGACAGCTCACCAGTGCTCTCCCCCGGGAACaaagccaagcctgaagaccacCGTTCAAGGCCAGGCCGACCTGCA AGCTATAAGCGAGCAATTGGTGAG GATTTTGTGTTGCTCAAAGAGCGGACCCTGGATGAGGCCCCTAGGCCTCCCAAGAAGGCCATGGACTACTCCTCCTCCAGTGAGGAGGTGGAGAGCAGTGAAGATGAGGATGAGGAAGGCGATGGGGAGCCGtcagaggggagcagagacacTCCCGGGGGCCG CAGTGATGGAGATACGGACAGCGTCAGCACCATGGTGGTTCATGATGTTGAGGAGATAGCCGGGACCCAGCCCCCATATGGGGGAGGCACCATGGTGGTCCAGCGT ACTCCTGAAGAGGAACGAAGCCTGCTGCTTGCTGACAGCAATGGCTACACAAATCTGCCCGATGTGGTCCAGCCCAGCCACTCACCTACTGAGAACAGCAAAGGTCAAAGCCCTCCCACAAAAGATGGAGGCAGTGAT TACCAGTCTCGAGGGTTGGTAAAGGCCCCTGGGAAGAGCTCTTTCACCATGTTTGTCGATCTAGGGATCTACCAGCCCGGAGGCAGTGGGGACACCATCCCTATCACAG CCCTAGTAGGTGGAGAGGGTGGTCGTCTTGACCAGCTGCAGTTCGATGTGAGGAAAGGCTCTGTGGTCAACGTCAACCCCACCAACACCCGGGCTCATAGTGAAACTCCCGAGATTCGGAAGTACAAGAAGCGATTCAATTCGGAGATCCTCTGTGCAGCCCTCTGGG GGGTCAACCTCCTGGTGGGCACAGAGAATGGGCTGATGCTGCTGGACCGGAGCGGACAGGGCAAAGTGTATGGACTCATTGGGCGGCGGCGCTTCCAGCAAATGGACGTGCTGGAGGGGCTCAACCTGCTCATCACCATCTCAG GGAAAAGGAACAAACTTCGGGTATATTACCTGTCCTGGCTGCGGAATAAGATTCTGCACAATGACCCAGAGGTGGAGAAGAAGCAAGGGTGGACCACTGTGGGGGACATGGAGGGCTGTGGCCACTATCGTGTTG TGAAATATGAGCGTATTAAGTTCCTGGTCATTGCCCTGAAGAGCTCTGTGGAGGTGTATGCCTGGGCTCCCAAACCCTACCACAAATTTATGGCCTTCAAG TCCTTTGCTGACCTCCCTCACCGCCCTCTGCTGGTGGACCTGACTGTAGAGGAGGGACAGCGGCTCAAGGTCATCTATGGCTCCAGTGCTGGCTTCCATGCTGTGGATGTTGACTCTGGGAACAGTTACGACATCTACATCCCTGTGCAC ATCCAGAGCCAGATCACGCCCCATGCCATCATCTTCCTCCCCAACACCGACGGCATGGAGATGCTGCTGTGCTATGAAGACGAGGGTGTCTATGTCAACACCTATGGGCGGATCATCAAGGATGTGGTGCTGCAGTGGGGAGAGATGCCCACCTCTGTGG CCTACATCTGCTCCAACCAGATAATGGGCTGGGGTGAAAAAGCCATTGAGATCCGCTCCGTGGAGACAGGCCACCTAGATGGGGTCTTCATGCACAAACGAGCCCAGAGGCTCAAGTTCCTGTGTGAGCGGAATGATAAG GTGTTTTTTGCCTCAGTCCGCTCTGGGGGAAGCAGCCAAGTTTACTTTATGACTCTGAACCGTAACTGCATCATGAACTGGTGA